The Anaerotignum faecicola DNA segment AGCCGTCCAGCGACCACTCGGAAGGCCACAGATGGATATTGGTGGCCAGATAACTTTTCAGCGAGGAAAAGGATACCACCATACAGTCCCAGAAGGGATAAAAGGTCGTCAGTGCCAGTAAAACCAGCAGTGTCACGTTGACAGCATCGAAAACTTTACTGCCGGCGGACGCTTTGATATGGCTTCCCGCTTCCTGTTTTT contains these protein-coding regions:
- a CDS encoding ABC transporter permease, with translation MLRSKKQEAGSHIKASAGSKVFDAVNVTLLVLLALTTFYPFWDCMVVSFSSLKSYLATNIHLWPSEWSLDGYAYMVKSAELWTSYANSIFITVVGTLINMMITTMAAYVLSKKDLKGQRFFMFMAVFTM